In one Lolium rigidum isolate FL_2022 chromosome 3, APGP_CSIRO_Lrig_0.1, whole genome shotgun sequence genomic region, the following are encoded:
- the LOC124702119 gene encoding uncharacterized protein LOC124702119 — protein sequence MGESLLTALSMDTHPHQGPSTFLSMDTAAHDDFDLFLPPPGPFQRCLHAAAAAAPPDINLPLDADPSPPPPPLYESNVDMLDVGLGCPQLYDSDSPAPAPAAPAPSVPASTTTTVHVSHTKSSGSSAARKCVKRNDSIWGAWFFFTHYFKPVMSADKGANKSKAAATTSTGNGNNTNATMDAFLVQHDMENMYMWVFKERPENALGKMQLRSFMNGHSRLGEPQFPFSAEKGFVRSHRMQRKHYRGLSNPQCLHGVEIAQTPNLVGVPEADLKRWFELTGRDANFSIPTEAGDFETWRNLPTAEFELDRPSTAAPAKSTSLAHHKKLLNGSGLNLSSTHASKHGLGDGLDISAMCHKRRKDSSPSAMEEDCSNSNSDKVQDMDVSHTFEPSWMNDFSGVMRHASGPVTAAKTIYEDIKGYLIIISLPFADMEKVKVTWKNTLTGGIVKVSCTSVGRMPFLKRHDRTFKLADPSPEHCPPGEFVREIPLPTRIPEDATLEAYCDGTGTGLEIIVPKHRVGPEEHEVHVSLRPPSSWCQ from the coding sequence ATGGGGGAGTCGCTGCTCACCGCGCTCTCCATGGACACCCACCCGCACCAGGGCCCCTCCACCTTCCTCTCCATGGacaccgccgcccacgacgacttcgacctcttcctcccgccgcCAGGCCCCTTCCAGCGCTGCCTCCACGCCGCGGCTGCCGCCGCCCCCCCTGACATCAACCTCCCGCTCGACGCCGACCCCTcccctcccccgccgcctctctacGAATCCAACGTCGACATGCTAGACGTCGGCCTCGGCTGCCCGCAGCTCTACGACTCCGACTCGCCTGCCCCTGCCCCTGCCGCCCCGGCGCCCTCCGTcccggcctccaccaccaccaccgtccacGTGTCCCACACCAAGAGCTCCGGCTCCAGCGCCGCGCGCAAGTGCGTCAAGCGCAACGACAGCATCTGGGGCGCATGGTTCTTCTTCACCCACTACTTCAAGCCCGTCATGTCGGCCGATAAGGGTGCCAACAAGTCCAAGGCCGCTGCCACCACCTCTACCGGCAACGGTAACAATACTAATGCCACCATGGATGCCTTCCTGGTGCAGCACGACATGGAGAACATGTACATGTGGGTGTTCAAGGAGCGCCCCGAGAACGCACTGGGCAAGATGCAGCTCAGGAGCTTCATGAACGGCCACTCGCGCCTCGGGGAGCCGCAGTTCCCTTTCAGCGCCGAGAAAGGGTTCGTGCGATCGCACAGGATGCAGCGCAAGCATTACCGTGGCCTGTCGAACCCGCAGTGCCTTCACGGGGTTGAGATCGCGCAGACGCCCAACCTGGTCGGTGTTCCCGAGGCCGATCTGAAGAGGTGGTTCGAGCTCACTGGGAGGGATGCCAACTTCTCCATCCCCACCGAGGCGGGTGATTTCGAGACGTGGAGGAATCTGCCGACCGCGGAGTTTGAGCTCGACAGGCCTTCAACTGCTGCTCCGGCAAAGAGCACCTCGCTTGCCCATCACAAGAAGTTGCTCAACGGTTCTGGCCTTAACCTGTCGTCAACACATGCATCCAAGCATGGGTTAGGGGATGGTCTGGACATCTCCGCTATGTGCCACAAGCGCAGGAAGGACTCCTCCCCCTCTGCCATGGAGGAGGATTGCAGCAACTCAAATTCAGACAAGGTTCAGGACATGGATGTAAGCCACACTTTCGAGCCATCGTGGATGAATGACTTCAGTGGCGTGATGCGCCATGCTTCTGGCCCAGTAACTGCCGCAAAAACAATATATGAAGATATCAAGGGATACCTGATCATCATTAGCCTGCCATTTGCTGATATGGAAAAGGTGAAGGTTACCTGGAAGAATACTCTTACAGGTGGCATCGTTAAGGTATCATGTACCAGTGTTGGCCGGATGCCATTCTTGAAGCGACATGACCGGACCTTCAAGCTGGCAGATCCTTCACCTGAGCATTGTCCACCTGGGGAGTTTGTCCGGGAAATTCCATTGCCTACCCGGATCCCAGAAGATGCTACTTTGGAAGCATACTGTGATGGAACAGGAACAGGCCTAGAGATTATTGTCCCTAAACACCGTGTTGGTCCTGAAGAACATGAAGTCCATGTGTCTCTGAGGCCTCCCTCTTCCTGGTGCCAATGA